Within the Sphingobium baderi genome, the region GATTGACCGTGCGGCCATTGCGATAGAGTTCATAGTGCAGATGCGGCCCGGTCGACAGGCCCGTCGATCCGACATAGCCGATCACTTGCCCGCGCCGCACGCGCTGGCCCGACACGGCGGCGATGCGGCTCATATGCCCATAGCCGGTGGCAAGACCGCCGCCATGCTCCAGCCGCACATAATTGCCATGCCCGCCATGCCGCCCGGCAAAGGATACCCGGCCGTCCGTCACCGCATAGATGGGCGAACCGTAACGCGCGGCGAAATCCACGCCCGCATGCATCCGCGTATAGCCCAGGATCGGATGGCGGCGCTGGCCGTAGCCGGAGGAGATGCGACCAGCCACCGGCTGCGTGAGCACGCCGCGACGTTCTCCCACGCCCGACGCTTCGAACCATTCGGTGCGGCCGCCTGTCGTCCATTTGAGCATGTCGATGGGTTTGCCCCGCGACCGGCGCAATCCCGCATAGAGCAGGTCGCCTACTTCCACATCGCCGGTTTCGGCGCGGCGATATTCGGTGACGATGTCGTAGCGGTCCCCCGGACGGATCGAGCCGAGGTCCACCTGCTGCGCGATGACGCGCAGGAATGCCTGCGCCGCCTTGGGCGGTGCGCCTGCCGCGCGGGCGCTGTTGTACACGCTGTCGCCCACCACCCCCTGGATGCGGAGCGGCGTGTCGTCGACACGGATCGGGATGCGCTTCACCTGAAGCGCACCGCCGACGCGGTTGATCTCCACCCCAAGGTCGAGACGCGCGCGGAAAGCGAGATGGTCGAGCGGACGGGGCCGGTCGCGGCTGGCGCGGCGGCCCAGCACGATGTCGAGCCGCGTGCCCGCCTTCGCGCCGCCGCTCATGTCACCGCCGACCAGCGCATTGACGATCGCCACGTCGCCCGCGCTGACGCCCGCGCGGGACAAGGCGCGGGGCAGCGTGTCGCTGCTGCCGATCTGGGCGTTGAGTTCAATCTGGGGACGTTCGGGCGTCTGGCGCAGCGGCTGGACCGCATCGGTCGATCCCATGCGATGCCCGCTGTCCGCGCCCATCGCGAGCGGCGTTATCATCTGGCTACGCACTTCGTCGAACTGCGCCTGTTCCAGCAGCGGTTCGGGCGCGCCGGGCACGGGCTGAAAACCGGGAGAGAGATAGAGCGCGGTGGCGCACAGGCCGAAACAGGTGGCAAGGCCGCGGAACCATGTGAGGCTGCCGACGCGCTGGCCAAGGTCGGGGACAAGATCCACATCCTCGGCCCAGTCCTTGAGCCGGGCGCGCCAGTCGAGCGGGCGGTCCACGGTGCGTGACGGATGTTTCAGGGAATCGGCGAGCCATAGGGAAGCGGTCGCTCCCCCCTGCTGCGTTCCGAACTGGTTTTCCTGAAACAAGCCGCGTCCCCCCCGGGACAGTTCATCGCATCGCCACAAGGCAACGACCCCCGCGCCGCGCCGAGGCCGCACTGTTGTGAACGCATAGGGTTAAAGTCAATTTAAGACGCCGAAATGACGGTCCCGCATGCGGTGAGCCGTGCGTCAGGCCAGACAGGCGATTGGAAACAGGGCCGAAGTTTTAGCGGCGGAAGCAAAGTCCCTTGCCCTGTCCCCTTTCATGCCCGACATAACCCCCATGGCCCAATTCGCCCGATCGCCCATAACTGCCGTGCTTGGGCCCACCAATACCGGCAAGACGCATCTGGCCGTCGAACGCATGTGCGGCCATTCCAGCGGCATGATGGGCTTTCCGCTGCGCCTGCTGGCGCGCGAAGTCTACGACCGGGTAGTCGCGATCAAGGGCGCGCCGCAGGTCGCTCTCATCACCGGCGAGGAAAAGATCGTGCCGCCGGGCGCGCGCTATTTCCTCTGCACGGCGGAATCCATGCCGATCGGCGCAGGCCGGCAGGCCGGAGGCGCAGACAAGACCGCAGGCCGGCAGGCCGGAAGCCCCGGCGACGGACTGGACGATTATGCCTTCGTCGCGCTGGACGAGGCGCAACTGGGCGCGGACCCGGAGCGCGGGCATGTCTTCACCGATCGGCTGCTGCGCGCTCGGGGGCGGGAGGAGACGATGATCCTCGGCTCCGCCAGCATCGCCCGGGTGGTCAAGGCGCTGGTGCCCGATGTGGAGATCATCGGGCGGCCGCGCTTTTCGACGCTCAGCTATGCGGGCGCGAAAAAGCTGTCCCGCCTGCCCAAACGGTCCGCCATCGTCGCCTTTTCCGCCGAGGAGGTCTATGCCGTGGCGGAAATGCTGCGGCGTTTTCGCGGCGGCGCGGCGGTGGTGATGGGCGCGCTTTCGCCCCGCACCCGCAACGCGCAGGTGCAGATGTTCCTGAACGGCGAGGTCGATTATCTGGTCGCGACCGACGCCATCGGCATGGGCCTCAATCTGGACGTGGCGCATGTCGCCTTCGCCTCGCTCCGCAAGTTCGACGGGCGGCGGACACGGCGGCTGACCGTCAGCGAAATGGCGCAGATCGCCGGGCGCGCGGGGCGGCATCACCAGGACGGCACCTTCGGCAGCCTGGGCAGCGAGGATGGCGACGCCGCCTTCACGCCGGAGGAGATCGAGGCGATAGAGGCGCACCGCTTTCCCCGCGTGGAGCAGCTTTTCTGGCGCGACGGCACGCCCCGGCTGGACAGTCTGGCAACGCTGATCGCCGATCTGGAGGAACGGCCCGACCGGCCCGAGCTGCGCGCCGCGCCCGAAGCGGTGGATCTGGCGGTGCTGAAAAAACTGGCCGATGACCCATTGGTTATCGAACGAGTGAAGGGCAAGCGCGCCGTGGCGCGGCTGTGGGATGCCTGCGGCCTGCCCGATTTCCAGAAGCTGGGCGCGGAACATCACGCCCGCACGGTGAACCGCATCTGGCGCTTCCTGTCCGAAGGTCAGGGACACATCCCCCGCGACTGGTTCGCCCAAGCCGTGGCGCGACTCGATTCGGTGCAGGGCGATATCGACACGCTTTCGGGGCGGATCGCGGCGGCGCGGACATGGTCCTATATCGCGCACCGGCCCGACTGGCTGGCGCATCCCGCCGAAATGGCCGAGCGCACGCGCGCGCTGGAGGAGAAGCTGTCCGACGCGCTGCACGCGGCCCTGACGCAGCGTTTCGTGGACCGGCGCACCGCCGTCCTGCTGCGCGACATCGGGCAGAATGTGGACAGCCTGCCCGTCACCGTGGAGCAGGATGGGACGGTCTGCGTCGATGGCGAGACGATCGGGCGACTTGACGGATTTCGTTTCTCGGTCGATCCCGCTACGCGTCATCAGGACAGGAAGATGCTGCTGGCGGCCGCCGAGCGCCGCCTTGGGAGGATATTGCGAGTGAAGGCTGAAGAATTGTTGGGCGCGGCGGATACGGATTTCGCGCTCATGGACGCGGCAGGGGACATGCCCGGCATAAGCTGGCAGGGCAATCCGGTCGCGGCACTGCTGGCCGGGCCGACGCTGCTGACACCTGAAATACGGCTGGATCGCGCGCTTTCAGCCCTGGGGCAAGATGTGCAGAAGCAGATCGCAGCCCGCCTTGCCACATGGTTCGAAGGTCAGAAGGAAAAGCATCTGTTGCCGCTCGTGAAGATGACGGCGAGCGCGTCCGAAGCCGAAATCCCCGCCGTGGTGCGCGCCGTGTTCGCCCAGCTTGCCGATGCGGGCGGCGTGATCGCGCGGACCGAACTCGATTCGGCGCTCGCGCATCTGGACAAGGAACAGCGCCATCTTCTGCGGAAGGCGGGGATCGATATCGGCGTGCTCGACATTTATCATCCCGGCTTGCTGAAGCCGGGCGGGGCGCGCTGGCGTGCGGCCCTGCTGGCGGCGCGATTGGGCAAGCCCTGCCTGCCCCTGCCGCAGCCGGGCCTGACGCTGATCCCGGCGGGGGAGCGGGACGCGCAGATGGGCGCGCGGATCGCGGGATTCCGGGGTTTTGGCGAACAGATGCTGCGGATCGACATGGCCGAGCGCATGGCCCGCGCCGCCCATGAAGCCATCGCCAAGGGCGAAGCCTTTACCGCGCAAAGCCCACAGATCGTGTCGCTGGGGCTGGCAGAAGCATCCTTCCTGCAACTAATGAAGCTGGCGGGCTTCCGCGCGGTGGAAGCGCCGGAGGAAGGCGGCCCGAACTGGGCATTCCGGGGACGGCAGAAAACGCGCCCGCCGCAGCAACGGACCAGTCGCGATGGCGATGGTCGCGGCCGAGGCAAGCGGGATGCGCCCCAGCGGCGCGAAGGATCGACCGCCAGCGCCGGGCCGAAACCCGCCGCCGCCAACGCCTTTGCCGGGCTGGCCGAACTGTTGGGGCGCAATGGCTGACGCCGGACATGGCCTGACGCATGGCCCTGCCCTGCGAATCGACAAGTTCCTGTGGTTCACCCGACTCGCCAAGAGCCGCTCTATCGCGCAAAAAGTCGCTGAGGACGGGCATATCCGCGTCAATGGTCGGCGCATCGAACGGTCCCATACGCCGGTGCGGCCGGGCGATCTCATCACCTTTCCGCATCCCGGCGGCGTGCGCGTGGTGCGGGTGATCCAGCTTCCCGGACGGCGCGGCCCCGCGTCCGAAGCGCAGTGCTGCTATGAAGAACTGAAGCTGGGGCATTGACGCCACAACAATATCCTCATTGACCTTCGCGAAAGCCGCGCATAGCAGGGGCACGATTTCCGCCACTCAAGAGTGCCCTGCCAATGACCTATGTCGTGACCGACAACTGCATCCGCTGCAAATATATGGATTGCGTCGAGGTCTGCCCCGTGGACTGTTTCTACGAGGGGGAGAACATGCTGGTCATCAATCCCAATGAGTGCATCGACTGCGGCGTGTGCGAACCGGAATGCCCGGCCGAAGCGATCCTGCCGGATACGGAAAACGGCCTTGAAAAATGGCTGGAGCTGAACACGAAATTCTCCGCCGAATGGCCCAACATCACGGTAAAGGGCGAAGCGCCCGCCGATGCGGACGACATGCGCGGCGTGGAAAACAAGCTGGAGCAGTTTTTCTCGCCCGAACCCGGCTCGGGCGACTGATCGCACAGCGCCGTCCGGCAAGCGATTTGTGCCATGGCTACCGGATATTGTGTCCGGGGGTGGCAATTTTATTACGAATCTGCTAAATAGCTTTCTGACGGCGGGCTTGGTCGCGCCCGTTCAGGAGAAATAGTCTCATGTTCTAATGGCGGCGCCGCGGTCTTCCCGGCATGTTTCGACTTGCATGTGCTTCGCGACGGCCCGTCTCCCCCGGTTGAATTGGAAAGGTTTCAAATGGCTGCCAAGGCGCTGTCCTTTGACGTCGGTGATTATGTCGTCTACCCCAAGCATGGCGTTGGCCGTGTGGTCGAACTGCAAAAAGAGCAGATCGCCGGCATGGAGCTGGAACTCTATGTGCTGCGTTTCGAAAAGGAGCGCATGACGCTCCGCGTGCCCACCAACAAGGCCGAAGGCGTCGGAATGCGTAAGCTTTCCTCCAACAAGACGCTGGAGGAAGCGATGGAAACGCTGAAGGGCAAGCCCAAAGTGAAGCGCACCATGTGGTCGCGCCGCGCGCAGGAATATGAAGCCAAGATCAATTCGGGCGACCTGGTGTCGATCGCCGAAGTGACCCGCGACCTGTTCCGCGCCGACGACCAGCCCGAACAAAGCTATTCCGAGCGCCAGATCTTCGAGGCCGCCTCCAGCCGCCTCGCCCGCGAACTGGCGGCGATGGAGGAAACCGACGAGCCGAGCGCGCTCAAGAAGATCCTGCGAATCCTCAACGAAGCAGCGCCGCGGCATGTAAAAGCCGAAGGCTGACGAATTTTCGGCCGAGCCGACAACGGCAGGCCGGATTCAGGAAAGGGCGTCCCGCGGGGCGCCCTTTTTTTTTGGCAATCATATCCTTTGCATTTTTGTGGCGATCATATCGGTTGCAAATGCTCCGACGGGATAGCCGATTTGGCTGGGGGGCGAACGGCCCGCTTTCTTCATCCCCATCCGTCCCGACTAGCCCCTGAGCCTGTCGAAAGGGCGTATCGAAAGACAGAGTGCACCTGCCCCCTTCGATCCGGGCCTTCGGCTTCGCTCAGCCCCGCTCAGGGCGAACGAATATCTATGTTGCGGCAAATGTCTGCCACCGGCCGTAACCCGCCATGAGGTGCAGGCTGCTTAGATAAAACCGTATTTTATTCCGTCACTGTGGCGGGCGGAGCAGGTCGGCGCCCCATATTCCGCCTCAATGCTGATCCTGCACGGATTGCGCCGCATCCTTGGCGGCGGCGCCGACATCGGACGCGGCCTGTCCGACTTTCTGCGCGGCATCCTCGACCGCGCTGTCCTTGCGCGCTTCACCGTTCATGAGGAACAAGGCGGCGACCACGACCACCACGACGAGAAGCAGAACGGCCAACATTGCTGTGCCACCGCTCCGCTTTTCCACTATCGTCACGCGGGGCGCTTCTTCCTGTCCTTCGGCCATCGGTCATCCTCCTTCTTCCGATATTCGCCGATCAATGCGCGAAGAAGGAGACTTGTTCCTCTATTCGTGTCGGTCCGCGGCCTCAATGGCCGCGGTTCGCTCTAGAAATCCAGTTCCGCGCGCCAGCCCAGAACATTGACGCCATAGTTCGACCGGCTGCCCGCCAGGATCGCGGCGTCGGTATAATTGATATGCGCGTAGTTGAGGTTGAAGCGCAGATATTCGACGGGGGTCCATACCAGCGCGGCGATATAGGCTTTTTGCGTCCCGCCCACGATGTCGCGATCATTCATGTCGAGATAATCGTAACGCAGCGTCACCTGCCACGCGCCCAACCCGCCATTGCCGTTCCCGACCGGATTGGCGGGCTTCACGCCGCCGAATATGCCGTTCTTATAGCTGCGGGTTTCGCCGGTCAGAACATAGCCGATTTCCCCATAGCCGCCGAAGAAAGTCGGGTCGGCAAGACCCGGCCGCCGGACACGCAGCCAATGCCCTTCGCCCGCCCACCAGAGCGGACCGTGGCTTCCCGCCAGTTCCACACCATAGTGATTCTCGCCCGTCGCGGCGATGTCCCCGCTATTGAGGAAATAGCTGTTAACCGTGTGGAGGAAGGGTCGCTGGCGGTATCGCTGCGGATTTTCGGCGAGGCGCTGCAGGTCGCGCCAGTGGCCCGACAGACCGAAATGCAGCTGGGTATCGCCGAATTTGGGCGCGAGCACGATGCGCCCGTCAATCCCATAGCTGTTATTTTCATCCCCGCCATTGGGCCCGTCGGACGAATTGGCAAGCGCGTCGATATTGTCGGAGAAAATGCCGGCCTGCGCCAGGACGATGCCGGAGCGATATTGGACGGCGAGGCCCAGCCGCCGTTCAAACCCGAAAGCATCGGTGAAGGCGGCGCGCTCCATGACCGATCCGGTGGTGTCGCCCACCAGTTCGTCAAGCGACTGGAACTGGTTCTGATTGCCCAGCGTGACCAGCCATTTGCCACGCTCATAGCTGATATAGGTGTCGACGGCATCGACCTTGTTATCGGAAAGCTCCACCTCCAGCTTGTAGCCGAAACCGCCACCCAACTGCCCTTCCCCGCCCAGACGCAGGCGGCGCAGCTCGTTGGAATAGCCTGTCGCCCGGTCCATGACGCTGTCGGGCGCGCGGAGCAGACCGGCATCATATTGAATGCGGCCCTTGACCTTGAAACTGGCGCCGCCTTTGCTGAAAACCGGGCTGCCTTTCCAGCCGACCGTCGTATCGGAATCGGTTTGGGCGGGCGCGGCCTGCGCCATTTGCGCGGGGGTCTGCCCCGCCGGCGTCGGCGCGGCCTGCCCTTGCTGCGCCGCGGCGGGCACGGCGCTGTCGAGCCGCGATTCCAGTTGCTGCACCTGCGCCTTGAGCGCAGCGATCTGCGCCCGCAATTCCTGCGCCTCTGTCGCGCTGATGGTCTGCGCCGCCAGTGGATATGGCGCGGCGACCAATGCCAAAGCCGTCCCGATGCGAAGTGAAATCCTGCCGTTCATCTCAGTCCCTTTGTGGATCGCCGATGCGGATATGAAGTTTTTGTTTCATCTTCGTGCACTATATGTGTCAGTTATGTGACGATTGCGGCTGGAATGCTTTTGCATTTCTCCTCACCATCATGGTTGCGCCTGCACGAGGGGCGGCTACAGTTTCTCCGCTCATGCATTTCCTTCCGCCTCTTTCCCGCCATGCCCGATCCGCCCGGATCGCTAGCGTCCTGTGCGCGACCATTTGCGCGGCCATTCTGGTCACCAGCTGTTCGGACCATAGCAGCGGCCCTGTGGCGGTGAGCGTAATCGGCGTTCGGGACGATTTCGCGAAACCGCTGGAGCGATTGCCCGATCCGGGCGCGAAACTGATGCTGGAAGCGACCGCGCAAGGGTTGGTGGCCTTCGATGGGGGGGGAGAGATACTGCCCGCCCTGGCCCAGCGGTGGATCGTGCAGGACGATGGCAGAAGCTATATCTTCCGCCTGCGCCGCGCCTTCTGGCCCAATGGCGAGCGCGTGACGGCCAAGGATGTCGCGCAGCTTTTGTCGGCGCGCATCGACAGCCTGCGGCGGCTGGACCCGGACGGGCCGCTCGATGCTGTAGAGGCGGTGGTGCCGATGACGGGCGAGGTGGTCGAGATACGCCTGACCATGCCCCGGCCCTTCGTGTTGCAGATGCTCGCCCAACCACAAATGGCGATCCTGTCGAGCGCGGGCGGCACCGGCCCCTATCGCGGCGGGAAGTGGGGCAAGGCGCTGCTCCTGAAGCCGGTCGACAAAAGCGAGGATGCCGAGGATGCCGAGAGCGCCCTTCCCGCCTGGCAGAATCGCATCCTGCGGGCCGAACGGGCGGCTTTGGCGATCGTGCGTTTTCGTGAAGCCATGGCGGATCTGGTTCTGGGCGGGCGCTATACCGACCTGCCGCTGCTGGTGCCTTCCGGCGTGGACCGGGACGCGGTGCGCGTCGATCCGGTGCAGGGGCTGCTGGGCCTTGCCATCACGGGCAAAGGAGCTTTGCTGGACGATGACAGCATCCGCCGCGCCATCAATATGAGCATCGACCGCAGCCAGTTGCCGACGATGTTCCCGTTGGGCGGCTGGGCGACGAGCGAGCAATTGCTTCCCGCCCAGCTCGAATTGCCCGCCCCGTCCGCCGCGCCCGACTGGTCCGCGCTTTCGATCGAGGAACGCCGGGCGCGGGGACGGGCGGCGGTCGATCGCTGGCGCGGCGCACATGGCGCGCCGCCGCGACTGCGGATCGCCCTGCCCGATGGACCGGGATCGACGATGCTGTTCGCGCTGGTGGAGCAGAGCCTGCGCGCCATCGGCCTTTCAGCGCAAAGGGTCGAGGTGAAACAGGATGCGGACCTGCGCCTGATCGACGAAGTGGCGGCCTATGACAGCGCGCTCTGGTATCTGGGCCGCGTCGGCTGCGCCCGGGGCATCCAGTGCAGCAAGGACGCCGAAGCCATGTTGCGCTCGGCCCGCATCGGCTCCACGGCGGAAGAGCGCGCGGA harbors:
- a CDS encoding helicase-related protein, with amino-acid sequence MAQFARSPITAVLGPTNTGKTHLAVERMCGHSSGMMGFPLRLLAREVYDRVVAIKGAPQVALITGEEKIVPPGARYFLCTAESMPIGAGRQAGGADKTAGRQAGSPGDGLDDYAFVALDEAQLGADPERGHVFTDRLLRARGREETMILGSASIARVVKALVPDVEIIGRPRFSTLSYAGAKKLSRLPKRSAIVAFSAEEVYAVAEMLRRFRGGAAVVMGALSPRTRNAQVQMFLNGEVDYLVATDAIGMGLNLDVAHVAFASLRKFDGRRTRRLTVSEMAQIAGRAGRHHQDGTFGSLGSEDGDAAFTPEEIEAIEAHRFPRVEQLFWRDGTPRLDSLATLIADLEERPDRPELRAAPEAVDLAVLKKLADDPLVIERVKGKRAVARLWDACGLPDFQKLGAEHHARTVNRIWRFLSEGQGHIPRDWFAQAVARLDSVQGDIDTLSGRIAAARTWSYIAHRPDWLAHPAEMAERTRALEEKLSDALHAALTQRFVDRRTAVLLRDIGQNVDSLPVTVEQDGTVCVDGETIGRLDGFRFSVDPATRHQDRKMLLAAAERRLGRILRVKAEELLGAADTDFALMDAAGDMPGISWQGNPVAALLAGPTLLTPEIRLDRALSALGQDVQKQIAARLATWFEGQKEKHLLPLVKMTASASEAEIPAVVRAVFAQLADAGGVIARTELDSALAHLDKEQRHLLRKAGIDIGVLDIYHPGLLKPGGARWRAALLAARLGKPCLPLPQPGLTLIPAGERDAQMGARIAGFRGFGEQMLRIDMAERMARAAHEAIAKGEAFTAQSPQIVSLGLAEASFLQLMKLAGFRAVEAPEEGGPNWAFRGRQKTRPPQQRTSRDGDGRGRGKRDAPQRREGSTASAGPKPAAANAFAGLAELLGRNG
- a CDS encoding OprO/OprP family phosphate-selective porin, with amino-acid sequence MNGRISLRIGTALALVAAPYPLAAQTISATEAQELRAQIAALKAQVQQLESRLDSAVPAAAQQGQAAPTPAGQTPAQMAQAAPAQTDSDTTVGWKGSPVFSKGGASFKVKGRIQYDAGLLRAPDSVMDRATGYSNELRRLRLGGEGQLGGGFGYKLEVELSDNKVDAVDTYISYERGKWLVTLGNQNQFQSLDELVGDTTGSVMERAAFTDAFGFERRLGLAVQYRSGIVLAQAGIFSDNIDALANSSDGPNGGDENNSYGIDGRIVLAPKFGDTQLHFGLSGHWRDLQRLAENPQRYRQRPFLHTVNSYFLNSGDIAATGENHYGVELAGSHGPLWWAGEGHWLRVRRPGLADPTFFGGYGEIGYVLTGETRSYKNGIFGGVKPANPVGNGNGGLGAWQVTLRYDYLDMNDRDIVGGTQKAYIAALVWTPVEYLRFNLNYAHINYTDAAILAGSRSNYGVNVLGWRAELDF
- a CDS encoding M23 family metallopeptidase produces the protein MFQENQFGTQQGGATASLWLADSLKHPSRTVDRPLDWRARLKDWAEDVDLVPDLGQRVGSLTWFRGLATCFGLCATALYLSPGFQPVPGAPEPLLEQAQFDEVRSQMITPLAMGADSGHRMGSTDAVQPLRQTPERPQIELNAQIGSSDTLPRALSRAGVSAGDVAIVNALVGGDMSGGAKAGTRLDIVLGRRASRDRPRPLDHLAFRARLDLGVEINRVGGALQVKRIPIRVDDTPLRIQGVVGDSVYNSARAAGAPPKAAQAFLRVIAQQVDLGSIRPGDRYDIVTEYRRAETGDVEVGDLLYAGLRRSRGKPIDMLKWTTGGRTEWFEASGVGERRGVLTQPVAGRISSGYGQRRHPILGYTRMHAGVDFAARYGSPIYAVTDGRVSFAGRHGGHGNYVRLEHGGGLATGYGHMSRIAAVSGQRVRRGQVIGYVGSTGLSTGPHLHYELYRNGRTVNPLSVTFTTTSQLAGRDLANFRARLAQLKALHPGLRESFAQKAPLAPAATGK
- a CDS encoding CarD family transcriptional regulator gives rise to the protein MAAKALSFDVGDYVVYPKHGVGRVVELQKEQIAGMELELYVLRFEKERMTLRVPTNKAEGVGMRKLSSNKTLEEAMETLKGKPKVKRTMWSRRAQEYEAKINSGDLVSIAEVTRDLFRADDQPEQSYSERQIFEAASSRLARELAAMEETDEPSALKKILRILNEAAPRHVKAEG
- the fdxA gene encoding ferredoxin FdxA gives rise to the protein MTYVVTDNCIRCKYMDCVEVCPVDCFYEGENMLVINPNECIDCGVCEPECPAEAILPDTENGLEKWLELNTKFSAEWPNITVKGEAPADADDMRGVENKLEQFFSPEPGSGD
- a CDS encoding ABC transporter substrate-binding protein; amino-acid sequence: MHFLPPLSRHARSARIASVLCATICAAILVTSCSDHSSGPVAVSVIGVRDDFAKPLERLPDPGAKLMLEATAQGLVAFDGGGEILPALAQRWIVQDDGRSYIFRLRRAFWPNGERVTAKDVAQLLSARIDSLRRLDPDGPLDAVEAVVPMTGEVVEIRLTMPRPFVLQMLAQPQMAILSSAGGTGPYRGGKWGKALLLKPVDKSEDAEDAESALPAWQNRILRAERAALAIVRFREAMADLVLGGRYTDLPLLVPSGVDRDAVRVDPVQGLLGLAITGKGALLDDDSIRRAINMSIDRSQLPTMFPLGGWATSEQLLPAQLELPAPSAAPDWSALSIEERRARGRAAVDRWRGAHGAPPRLRIALPDGPGSTMLFALVEQSLRAIGLSAQRVEVKQDADLRLIDEVAAYDSALWYLGRVGCARGIQCSKDAEAMLRSARIGSTAEERADRIAQAVALTQAHDGYVPLGAPVRWSLAARRLTGFMPSPRARHPLNHLFRATN
- a CDS encoding RNA-binding S4 domain-containing protein, coding for MADAGHGLTHGPALRIDKFLWFTRLAKSRSIAQKVAEDGHIRVNGRRIERSHTPVRPGDLITFPHPGGVRVVRVIQLPGRRGPASEAQCCYEELKLGH